In the Klebsiella aerogenes KCTC 2190 genome, one interval contains:
- the hslU gene encoding HslU--HslV peptidase ATPase subunit produces the protein MSEMTPREIVSELDKHIIGQDAAKRSVAIALRNRWRRMQLNEELRHEVTPKNILMIGPTGVGKTEIARRLAKLANAPFIKVEATKFTEVGYVGKEVDSIIRDLTDAAIKMVRMQSIDKNRYRAEEMAEERILDVLIPPAKNNWGQAEQPQEPSAARQAFRKKLREGQLDDKEIEIDLAAAPMGVEIMSPPGMEEMTSQLQSMFQNLGGQKQKPRKLKIKDAMKLLIEEEAAKLVNPEELKQEAIDAVEQHGIVFIDEIDKICKRGGNASGPDVSREGVQRDLLPLVEGCTVSTKHGMVKTDHILFIASGAFQVASPSDLIPELQGRLPIRVELKALTTHDFERILTEPNASITVQYKALMATEGVNIEFTEDGIKRIAQAAWQVNETTENIGARRLHTVLERLIEDISYDASEMNGQTVTIDGDYVGKHLDVLVADEDLSRFIL, from the coding sequence ATGTCTGAAATGACCCCACGCGAAATTGTCAGCGAACTGGACAAACATATTATCGGCCAGGACGCGGCCAAGCGTTCTGTTGCTATCGCCCTGCGAAACCGCTGGCGCCGTATGCAGCTTAATGAAGAGCTGCGTCATGAAGTCACGCCGAAAAACATTCTGATGATAGGCCCGACCGGCGTCGGTAAAACCGAAATCGCCCGTCGCCTGGCGAAGCTGGCCAACGCGCCGTTCATCAAAGTTGAAGCGACCAAGTTCACCGAAGTGGGCTATGTTGGTAAAGAAGTGGACTCTATCATCCGCGATCTGACCGACGCTGCGATCAAAATGGTCCGCATGCAGTCCATCGATAAAAACCGCTATCGCGCCGAAGAAATGGCCGAAGAGCGTATCCTCGACGTGCTGATCCCGCCGGCGAAAAATAACTGGGGCCAGGCTGAACAGCCGCAGGAACCTTCCGCTGCGCGCCAGGCATTCCGCAAGAAACTGCGCGAAGGCCAGCTTGACGACAAAGAGATCGAAATCGATCTCGCCGCGGCGCCGATGGGCGTTGAAATCATGTCTCCTCCGGGCATGGAAGAGATGACCAGCCAGCTGCAGTCCATGTTCCAGAACCTGGGCGGCCAGAAACAGAAACCGCGTAAGCTGAAAATCAAAGACGCGATGAAGCTGCTTATCGAAGAAGAAGCGGCGAAGCTGGTTAACCCGGAAGAGCTGAAGCAAGAAGCTATCGACGCCGTTGAACAGCACGGTATCGTGTTCATCGACGAAATCGACAAAATCTGTAAGCGCGGCGGCAACGCCTCCGGCCCGGATGTGTCTCGTGAAGGCGTTCAGCGCGACCTGCTGCCGCTGGTGGAAGGCTGCACCGTCTCCACTAAACACGGGATGGTGAAAACCGATCACATTCTGTTTATCGCCTCCGGCGCGTTCCAGGTCGCCAGCCCATCAGATTTGATCCCGGAACTGCAGGGCCGTCTGCCGATCCGCGTTGAGCTGAAAGCGCTGACTACCCATGATTTCGAACGTATTCTGACCGAGCCGAATGCCTCTATCACCGTGCAGTACAAAGCGCTGATGGCGACCGAAGGCGTGAATATCGAATTCACTGAAGATGGTATCAAGCGTATCGCTCAGGCGGCATGGCAGGTTAACGAAACCACCGAAAACATCGGCGCGCGTCGCCTGCACACGGTGCTGGAACGTCTGATCGAAGACATCTCTTATGATGCCAGCGAAATGAACGGCCAGACGGTGACCATCGACGGCGATTATGTCGGTAAACACCTGGATGTTCTGGTGGCAGATGAAGATCTGAGCCGTTTTATCCTATAA
- the hslV gene encoding ATP-dependent protease subunit HslV: MTTIVSVRRNGHVVIAGDGQATLGNTVMKGNVKKVRRLYNDKVIAGFAGGTADAFTLFELFERKLEMHQGHLVKAAVELAKDWRTDRMLRKLEALLAVADENASLIITGNGDVVQPENDLIAIGSGGPYAQAAARALLENTEMGARDIAEKALDIAGDICIYTNHFHTIEELPSKA, encoded by the coding sequence GTGACAACAATAGTTAGTGTTCGCCGTAATGGCCATGTCGTTATCGCCGGTGATGGCCAGGCCACGCTGGGCAACACCGTGATGAAAGGCAACGTGAAGAAAGTGCGTCGTCTGTACAACGACAAAGTGATCGCTGGTTTCGCTGGCGGCACCGCTGACGCCTTCACCCTGTTCGAACTGTTCGAGCGTAAGCTGGAGATGCATCAGGGCCATCTGGTGAAAGCCGCCGTTGAGCTGGCGAAAGACTGGCGTACCGACCGCATGCTGCGCAAACTGGAAGCGCTGCTCGCCGTCGCTGACGAAAACGCGTCGCTTATCATCACCGGTAACGGCGACGTGGTTCAGCCAGAAAACGATTTGATTGCGATTGGCTCCGGCGGGCCATATGCCCAGGCCGCCGCTCGCGCGCTGCTGGAAAACACCGAAATGGGCGCTCGCGACATCGCCGAGAAAGCGTTGGATATTGCAGGGGATATCTGCATCTATACCAACCACTTCCACACCATCGAAGAATTACCTTCTAAAGCGTAA
- the ftsN gene encoding cell division protein FtsN has product MAQRDYVRRSQPAPSRRKKSSPRSSRKKQSSLPAISPTMVAIAAAVLVAFIGGLYFITHHKKEEAEALQNRQAAGNGLPPKPEERWRYIKELESRQPGVRAPTEPTAGGEVMKPEQLTDEQRQLLAQMQADMRQQPTQLTEVPWNEQTPAQRQQTLQRQRLAQQQQQAQQQQWAQTQQQTAQQQPRVQQPKPVQQQQPKQTASNQQPYQDLLQTPAHNTTAQPKTQAAAPVARVEEAPKAAAAEKKDDRSWMVQCGSFKGAEQAETVRAQLAFEGFASHITTNNGWNRVVIGPLKGKENANDMINRLKMAGHANCIRLAARG; this is encoded by the coding sequence GTGGCACAACGAGATTATGTACGCCGCAGCCAACCGGCTCCTTCGCGGCGCAAAAAGAGCAGCCCCCGAAGCTCAAGGAAAAAGCAAAGCAGCCTTCCGGCGATTTCACCGACTATGGTTGCGATCGCAGCGGCCGTGCTGGTGGCCTTTATCGGTGGTCTGTATTTCATTACCCATCACAAGAAAGAAGAAGCGGAGGCGCTGCAGAACCGTCAGGCGGCAGGCAACGGTCTCCCGCCGAAACCGGAAGAGCGCTGGCGCTATATTAAAGAGCTGGAAAGCCGCCAGCCGGGCGTTCGCGCGCCGACTGAGCCAACCGCCGGCGGCGAAGTGATGAAACCCGAGCAGCTTACCGACGAGCAGCGCCAACTATTGGCGCAAATGCAGGCGGATATGCGTCAGCAGCCTACGCAGTTGACTGAAGTGCCGTGGAACGAACAAACGCCGGCGCAACGTCAGCAGACGCTGCAGCGTCAACGTCTGGCGCAGCAGCAGCAGCAGGCACAACAGCAGCAGTGGGCGCAGACGCAGCAGCAGACCGCGCAGCAACAGCCGCGCGTCCAGCAGCCGAAGCCGGTGCAGCAACAGCAGCCGAAGCAAACAGCGTCCAACCAGCAGCCGTACCAGGATCTGCTGCAGACGCCGGCGCATAACACCACTGCGCAGCCGAAAACCCAGGCCGCCGCACCGGTCGCCCGCGTAGAAGAAGCGCCGAAAGCCGCGGCCGCCGAGAAGAAAGACGATCGCAGCTGGATGGTTCAGTGTGGTTCCTTTAAAGGCGCCGAGCAGGCCGAAACCGTGCGCGCTCAGTTGGCCTTTGAGGGCTTTGCTTCGCATATCACCACCAACAACGGCTGGAACCGGGTAGTGATTGGGCCGCTGAAAGGCAAAGAGAACGCCAACGATATGATCAACCGTCTCAAGATGGCCGGACACGCAAACTGCATTCGTCTCGCCGCCAGGGGTTGA
- the cytR gene encoding DNA-binding transcriptional regulator CytR encodes MKPKKQMVAATMKDVALKANVSTATVSRALMNPDKVSQATRSRVEQAAQEVGYLPQSLGRNMKRNESRTILVIVPDICDPFFSEVIRGIEVTAADEGYLVLIGDCAHQNQKEKTFIDLIITKQIDGMVLLSSRLPFDASVEEQRNLPPMVMSNEFAPELELPTVHIDNLTAAFNAVNYLHELGHQRIGCIAGPEDMPLCHYRLQGYVQALRRSGITVDPHYIARGNFTFEAGANALEQLLAQPVPPTAVFCHSDVMALGALSLAKRRGLRVPEDLSIVGFDNIALSEFCDPPLTTVSQPRFDIGREGMLLLLEQMQGRNVNSGSRLLDCELIVRGSTQKIRR; translated from the coding sequence GTGAAGCCCAAAAAACAAATGGTTGCCGCCACCATGAAAGACGTCGCCCTGAAGGCAAACGTTTCAACGGCAACCGTATCCCGTGCGCTAATGAATCCCGACAAAGTGTCGCAGGCAACCCGCAGTCGGGTGGAGCAGGCGGCGCAGGAAGTCGGCTATTTACCGCAGTCGCTCGGGCGTAACATGAAACGCAATGAGTCGCGGACGATCCTTGTGATCGTGCCGGATATTTGCGATCCCTTCTTCAGTGAGGTGATTCGCGGCATTGAAGTGACCGCCGCCGACGAAGGCTATCTGGTGCTGATCGGCGATTGCGCCCATCAGAATCAGAAAGAAAAAACCTTTATTGATCTCATTATCACCAAACAAATTGACGGTATGGTGCTGCTGAGCTCGCGCCTGCCGTTCGACGCCAGCGTCGAAGAGCAGCGTAATTTGCCGCCGATGGTCATGTCGAACGAGTTTGCGCCGGAGCTGGAGCTCCCTACCGTGCATATCGATAACCTGACCGCCGCGTTTAATGCCGTTAATTATCTCCACGAACTGGGGCATCAACGTATCGGCTGTATCGCCGGGCCGGAGGATATGCCGCTGTGCCATTACCGGCTGCAGGGATATGTTCAGGCGCTGCGCCGCAGCGGTATCACCGTCGATCCGCACTACATCGCCCGCGGCAACTTTACCTTTGAAGCCGGGGCCAACGCGCTGGAGCAACTGCTGGCGCAGCCGGTGCCGCCGACCGCGGTATTTTGCCATAGCGACGTTATGGCGCTGGGCGCATTGTCGCTGGCCAAACGTCGCGGCCTGAGGGTGCCGGAAGATTTATCGATTGTTGGGTTTGATAACATCGCGTTGTCTGAATTTTGCGATCCGCCGTTAACTACCGTTTCACAGCCGCGTTTTGATATCGGCCGTGAAGGAATGCTGCTATTACTCGAGCAAATGCAGGGCCGTAACGTCAACAGCGGCTCGCGTCTGCTCGATTGCGAACTGATCGTTCGCGGCAGTACGCAAAAAATCAGACGATAA
- the priA gene encoding primosomal protein N' has product MSVAHVALPVPLPRTFDYLLPEGIPVKAGCRVRVPFGKQERIGIVVSVSERSELPLAELKPVAEALDSEPVFSSTVWRMLLWAADYYHHPIGDVLFHALPIMLRQGKPASAAPMWYWFATEQGQALDINSLKRSPKQQQALAALRQGKIWRYQVAELEFNDAALQALRGKGLAELACEAPAIIDWRTSFAVPGERLRLNTEQATAVGAIHSASDRFSAWLLAGITGSGKTEVYLSVLENVLAQGRQALVMVPEIGLTPQTIARFRQRFNAPVEVLHSGLNDSERLASWLKAKNGEAAIVIGTRSSLFTPFKDLGVIVIDEEHDSSYKQQEGWRYHARDLAVWRAHSEQIPIILGSATPALETLYNVRQRKYRELKLTKRAGNARPAQQHVLDLKGQQLQAGLSPALINRMRQHLQADNQVILFLNRRGFAPALLCHDCGWIAECPRCDSYYTLHQAQHHLRCHHCDSQRPIPRQCPSCGSTHLVPVGLGTEQLEQALAPMFPDVPISRIDRDTTSRKGALEQYLADVHRGGARILIGTQMLAKGHHFPDVTLVSLLDVDGALFSADFRSAERFAQLYTQVSGRAGRAGKQGEVILQTHHPEHPLLQTLLYKGYDAFAEQALAERQTMQLPPWTSHVLIRAEDHNNQQAPLFLQQLRNLLQASPLADDKLWVLGPVPALAPKRGGRWRWQILLQHPSRIRLQHIVSGTLALINTLPEARKVKWVLDVDPIEG; this is encoded by the coding sequence ATGTCCGTCGCTCATGTCGCCCTGCCCGTTCCGCTGCCCCGCACCTTTGACTATTTGTTGCCTGAAGGCATCCCGGTCAAGGCGGGCTGTCGCGTACGCGTGCCGTTCGGCAAACAGGAGCGGATCGGTATCGTGGTGTCGGTCAGCGAACGTAGCGAACTCCCGCTCGCCGAACTCAAACCGGTCGCCGAAGCGCTGGATAGCGAACCGGTATTTTCCTCTACCGTCTGGCGCATGCTGCTCTGGGCCGCGGATTACTATCATCATCCCATCGGCGACGTGCTGTTCCACGCGCTGCCGATTATGCTGCGCCAGGGCAAACCGGCCAGCGCCGCGCCAATGTGGTACTGGTTTGCGACGGAACAGGGACAAGCGCTGGATATCAACAGCCTTAAACGCTCGCCGAAGCAGCAGCAGGCGCTGGCGGCGCTGCGCCAGGGCAAAATCTGGCGCTATCAGGTCGCAGAACTTGAATTCAATGACGCGGCGCTACAGGCGCTGCGTGGCAAAGGGCTGGCAGAGCTAGCCTGCGAAGCGCCAGCGATTATTGACTGGCGGACCAGCTTCGCGGTGCCCGGCGAACGGCTGCGCCTGAATACCGAGCAGGCGACCGCCGTCGGGGCAATTCATAGCGCCTCCGACCGTTTCTCCGCCTGGCTGCTGGCGGGTATTACCGGCTCAGGGAAAACGGAGGTCTATCTGAGCGTGCTGGAGAACGTGCTGGCGCAGGGTCGACAGGCGCTGGTGATGGTGCCGGAAATCGGCCTGACGCCGCAGACTATCGCCCGCTTCCGCCAGCGTTTTAACGCCCCGGTGGAGGTCCTGCATTCGGGTCTCAACGACAGCGAGCGCCTCGCATCATGGTTAAAGGCGAAAAATGGCGAAGCGGCGATCGTTATCGGCACCCGCTCGTCGCTGTTTACGCCGTTTAAAGACCTCGGCGTTATTGTCATCGACGAAGAACACGATAGCTCCTATAAACAACAGGAAGGCTGGCGTTATCACGCTCGCGACCTGGCGGTATGGCGCGCCCATAGCGAACAGATCCCGATTATCCTCGGCTCGGCGACCCCGGCGCTGGAGACGCTCTATAACGTGCGCCAGCGCAAGTACCGTGAGTTAAAGCTGACCAAACGCGCGGGCAACGCCCGCCCGGCGCAGCAGCACGTGCTGGATTTAAAAGGCCAGCAGTTGCAGGCGGGCCTATCGCCTGCGCTGATTAACCGCATGCGACAGCATCTGCAGGCCGACAATCAGGTGATCCTGTTTTTGAACCGCCGCGGTTTCGCCCCGGCGCTGCTATGCCACGACTGCGGCTGGATAGCGGAGTGCCCGCGCTGCGATAGTTACTACACCCTGCATCAGGCGCAGCATCATCTGCGTTGCCACCACTGCGACAGCCAGCGCCCCATTCCGCGCCAATGTCCTTCCTGCGGGTCGACGCACCTGGTGCCAGTGGGTCTCGGGACTGAACAGCTGGAGCAGGCGCTGGCGCCGATGTTCCCTGATGTACCAATCTCACGTATCGACCGCGATACCACCAGCCGTAAAGGGGCGCTGGAGCAATATCTTGCCGACGTCCATCGCGGCGGCGCACGCATTCTGATTGGCACCCAAATGCTGGCTAAGGGACATCATTTCCCGGACGTCACCCTGGTGTCGCTGCTGGATGTCGACGGCGCGCTGTTTTCCGCCGACTTCCGCTCGGCGGAGCGTTTTGCCCAGCTCTATACCCAGGTCTCCGGCCGCGCCGGGCGCGCGGGCAAGCAGGGTGAAGTGATCCTGCAAACCCATCATCCGGAACACCCGCTGCTGCAGACCCTGTTGTATAAAGGCTACGATGCGTTTGCCGAGCAGGCGCTGGCGGAACGGCAAACCATGCAGCTACCGCCGTGGACCAGTCACGTGCTGATCCGCGCCGAAGACCATAATAACCAGCAGGCGCCGCTGTTTTTACAACAGTTACGTAACCTGTTGCAGGCCAGCCCGCTGGCCGATGATAAACTGTGGGTACTCGGCCCGGTCCCCGCGCTGGCGCCAAAGCGCGGCGGTCGCTGGCGCTGGCAAATTCTGCTGCAGCACCCTTCCCGCATACGTCTACAACATATCGTCAGCGGTACGCTGGCGTTGATAAACACCCTGCCGGAAGCGCGTAAAGTGAAGTGGGTACTGGATGTCGATCCTATTGAAGGCTAA
- the rpmE gene encoding 50S ribosomal protein L31, giving the protein MKKGIHPNYDEITATCSCGNVMKIRSTVGHDLNLDVCGKCHPFYTGKQRDVATGGRVDRFNKRFSIPGSK; this is encoded by the coding sequence ATGAAAAAAGGTATTCACCCAAATTACGACGAAATTACTGCTACCTGTTCTTGCGGTAATGTCATGAAAATCCGTTCCACCGTTGGTCACGACCTGAACCTCGACGTGTGCGGTAAATGCCACCCGTTCTACACCGGCAAACAGCGTGATGTTGCTACCGGTGGCCGTGTTGACCGCTTCAACAAGCGCTTCAGCATCCCGGGCAGCAAGTAA
- the metJ gene encoding met regulon transcriptional regulator MetJ produces MAEWSGEYISPYAEHGKKSEQVKKITVSIPLKVLKILTDERTRRQVNNLRHATNSELLCEAFLHAFTGQPLPNDEDLRKERSDEIPEAAKEIMRELGIDPDTWEY; encoded by the coding sequence ATGGCTGAATGGAGCGGCGAATATATCAGCCCATACGCTGAGCACGGTAAGAAGAGTGAGCAAGTAAAAAAAATTACGGTTTCCATTCCTCTGAAGGTGTTAAAGATCCTCACCGATGAACGCACGCGTCGTCAGGTGAACAACCTGCGTCACGCCACGAATAGCGAACTGCTGTGCGAGGCGTTCCTGCATGCCTTTACCGGTCAACCGTTGCCTAACGATGAAGACCTGCGTAAAGAGCGCAGCGATGAAATCCCGGAAGCGGCGAAAGAGATTATGCGTGAACTGGGTATCGACCCGGATACGTGGGAATACTAA
- the metB gene encoding cystathionine gamma-synthase, which produces MTRKQATIAVRSGLNDDEQYGCVVPPIHLSSTYNFTGFNEPRAHDYSRRGNPTRDVVQRALAELEGGAGAVLTNTGMSAILLVTTVFLKPGDLLVAPHDCYGGSYRLFDSLAKRGCYRVRFVDQSDEQALREALAEQPKLVLVESPSNPLLRVVDIAKICGLAREAGAVSVVDNTFLSPALQNPLALGADLVLHSCTKYLNGHSDVVAGVVIAKDPETVTELAWWANNIGVTGGAFDSYLLLRGLRTLSPRMEVAQRNAQAIVDYLKTQPLVKKLYHPSLPENQGHEIAARQQKGFGAMLSFELDGDEQTLRRFLSGLSLFTLAESLGGVESLISHAATMTHAGMAPEARAAAGISETLLRISTGIEDGEDLIADLENGFRAANEE; this is translated from the coding sequence ATGACGCGTAAACAGGCCACCATTGCAGTGCGTAGCGGTTTAAATGACGACGAACAGTACGGTTGCGTTGTCCCGCCGATCCACCTCTCCAGCACCTATAATTTCACCGGTTTCAATGAACCTCGTGCCCACGATTATTCCCGTCGCGGCAACCCGACTCGCGATGTAGTACAGCGCGCGCTGGCGGAACTGGAAGGCGGCGCGGGCGCGGTACTGACCAATACCGGAATGTCGGCTATTCTGCTGGTGACCACGGTGTTCCTGAAACCGGGCGATCTGCTGGTGGCGCCGCACGACTGTTATGGCGGCAGCTATCGTCTGTTTGACAGCCTGGCGAAACGCGGCTGCTATCGCGTGCGCTTTGTCGATCAAAGCGATGAACAGGCATTACGTGAAGCGCTAGCGGAACAACCGAAGCTGGTGCTGGTCGAAAGCCCGAGCAACCCATTGCTGCGGGTGGTCGATATTGCGAAAATCTGCGGGCTGGCGCGTGAAGCCGGCGCGGTGAGCGTGGTGGATAACACCTTCCTGAGCCCGGCGTTGCAAAATCCGCTGGCGCTGGGCGCCGATCTGGTGTTGCATTCGTGCACCAAATATCTCAACGGCCACTCTGATGTGGTCGCCGGGGTGGTGATTGCCAAAGATCCTGAAACAGTCACCGAACTGGCATGGTGGGCGAATAATATCGGCGTCACCGGCGGGGCGTTTGATAGCTATCTGTTATTGCGTGGTTTGCGTACCCTTTCTCCGCGAATGGAAGTGGCGCAGCGCAACGCGCAGGCGATAGTCGACTATCTGAAAACCCAGCCGCTGGTGAAAAAGCTGTATCATCCGTCCCTGCCGGAAAACCAGGGGCATGAGATTGCGGCGCGTCAGCAAAAAGGTTTTGGGGCGATGCTAAGCTTCGAGCTCGATGGCGATGAGCAGACGCTGCGTCGCTTCTTGAGCGGTTTATCGCTATTTACGCTGGCGGAATCGTTGGGGGGCGTTGAGAGCCTGATTTCCCATGCGGCGACGATGACGCATGCGGGCATGGCGCCGGAAGCGCGTGCGGCGGCAGGGATCTCGGAAACGCTCCTGCGTATTTCGACCGGTATTGAAGATGGTGAAGATTTAATTGCCGACCTGGAAAATGGCTTCCGGGCAGCAAACGAGGAATAA
- a CDS encoding bifunctional aspartate kinase/homoserine dehydrogenase II, with product MSVIAQAGAKGRQLHKFGGSSLADAKCYLRVAGIMTDYAQAGDMMVVSAAGSTTNQLISWLQLSQTDRLSAHQVQQALRRYQMDLIASLLPADAADALIATFIHDLERLAGLLDSGITDAVYAEVVGHGEVWSARLMAAVLNHLGVEAAWLDARAFLRAERAAQPQVDEGLSYPLLQQLMAQHPNKRLVVTGFIARNNAGETVLLGRNGSDYSATQIGALAGVSRVTIWSDVAGVYSADPRKVKDACLLPLLRLDEASELARLAAPVLHARTLQPVSGSDIDLQLRCSYTPDQGSTRIERVLASGTGARIVTSHDDVCLIEFQVPAGQDFKLAHKELDQIFKRAQLRPLAVGVHADRKLLQFCYTSEVADSALKLLDEAGLPGELRLRQKLALVAMVGAGVTRNPLHCHRFWQQLKGQPVEFTWQSEEGISLVAVLRAGPTESLIQGLHHSVFRAEKRIGLVLFGKGNIGSRWLELFAREQSTLSARTGFEFLLAGVVDSRRSLLNYEGLDASRALAFFEDEAVEQDEESLFLWMRAHPYDDLVVLDVTASEQLADQYLDFASHGFHVISANKLAGASSSDKYRQIHDAFEKTGRHWLYNATVGAGLPVNHTVRDLIDSGDTILGLSGIFSGTLSWLFLQFDGTVPFTELVDQAWQQGLTEPDPRVDLSGKDVMRKLVILAREAGYNIEPDQVRVESLVPAHCEEGSVDHFFENGEELNEQMLQRLEAAREMGLVLRYVARFDANGKARVGVEAVRQEHPLAALLPCDNVFAIESRWYRDNPMVIRGPGAGRDVTAGAIQSDINRLAQLL from the coding sequence ATGAGTGTGATTGCGCAGGCAGGGGCGAAGGGTCGTCAGCTGCACAAATTTGGTGGGAGTAGTTTAGCGGATGCGAAATGTTACCTGCGCGTCGCCGGGATCATGACCGACTATGCGCAGGCAGGCGATATGATGGTCGTCTCTGCCGCCGGTAGCACCACCAACCAGCTGATTAGCTGGCTGCAGCTAAGCCAGACCGATCGTCTTTCTGCGCATCAGGTGCAACAAGCGCTGCGTCGCTATCAAATGGATCTGATCGCCAGCCTGTTGCCGGCGGACGCCGCTGACGCGCTGATCGCGACGTTTATTCACGATCTTGAACGTCTGGCGGGCCTGCTGGATAGCGGCATCACCGATGCGGTATATGCTGAAGTCGTCGGCCACGGCGAAGTGTGGTCCGCACGCCTGATGGCGGCGGTACTGAATCACCTTGGCGTTGAAGCCGCCTGGCTGGACGCGCGCGCCTTCCTGCGCGCGGAACGCGCCGCGCAGCCGCAGGTTGATGAAGGCTTGTCCTACCCGTTGTTACAACAGTTGATGGCGCAGCACCCCAACAAACGGCTGGTGGTGACCGGCTTTATCGCCCGCAACAATGCCGGAGAAACCGTGCTGCTGGGCCGTAACGGTTCCGACTACTCCGCCACCCAAATTGGCGCGCTGGCCGGGGTCTCCCGCGTCACCATCTGGAGCGATGTGGCCGGGGTCTATAGCGCCGACCCGCGTAAAGTGAAAGATGCGTGCCTGCTGCCGCTGCTGCGCCTTGATGAGGCCAGCGAGCTGGCTCGACTGGCGGCGCCGGTGCTGCACGCGCGTACGCTACAGCCGGTTTCCGGCAGCGATATCGATTTACAGCTGCGCTGCAGCTATACCCCGGACCAGGGTTCGACGCGCATTGAGCGCGTGCTGGCATCCGGCACCGGCGCGCGTATTGTCACCAGTCACGACGACGTCTGCCTGATTGAATTCCAGGTGCCGGCCGGTCAGGATTTCAAACTGGCGCATAAAGAGCTGGATCAGATTTTCAAACGCGCGCAGCTGCGCCCGCTGGCGGTGGGCGTGCATGCCGACCGTAAGCTGCTGCAGTTCTGTTACACCTCTGAAGTGGCCGACAGCGCGCTGAAGCTGCTGGACGAGGCGGGCCTGCCGGGCGAGCTGCGTCTGCGCCAGAAGCTGGCGCTGGTGGCGATGGTCGGCGCGGGCGTGACCCGCAATCCGCTGCATTGCCACCGTTTCTGGCAGCAGTTGAAAGGGCAGCCGGTAGAGTTTACCTGGCAATCGGAAGAGGGCATCAGCCTGGTGGCGGTGCTGCGCGCCGGCCCAACCGAGAGCCTGATTCAGGGGCTGCATCATTCCGTGTTCCGCGCTGAGAAACGCATCGGTCTGGTGCTGTTTGGCAAAGGTAATATCGGCTCCCGCTGGCTGGAGTTGTTCGCGCGCGAACAGAGCACGCTTTCCGCCCGCACCGGCTTTGAGTTCCTGCTGGCTGGGGTGGTGGATAGCCGCCGTAGCCTACTGAACTATGAAGGTCTGGATGCCAGTCGCGCATTGGCATTCTTTGAAGATGAAGCGGTTGAGCAGGATGAAGAATCGCTATTCCTGTGGATGCGCGCGCACCCTTATGATGATTTAGTGGTGCTGGACGTGACCGCCAGCGAACAGCTGGCCGATCAGTATCTGGATTTCGCCAGCCACGGTTTTCACGTGATCAGCGCCAATAAGCTGGCGGGCGCCAGCAGCAGCGATAAATATCGCCAGATCCACGACGCCTTCGAAAAGACCGGACGTCACTGGCTGTATAACGCCACCGTCGGCGCAGGCTTGCCGGTTAACCATACGGTGCGCGATCTCATCGACAGCGGCGATACCATCCTGGGGCTGAGCGGTATCTTCTCCGGTACGCTCTCCTGGCTGTTCCTGCAGTTTGACGGCACGGTGCCATTTACCGAACTGGTGGATCAGGCCTGGCAGCAAGGGCTGACCGAACCGGACCCGCGCGTTGACCTGTCAGGTAAAGACGTGATGCGCAAGCTGGTGATCCTGGCGCGCGAAGCTGGTTACAATATCGAGCCGGATCAGGTGCGCGTGGAATCGCTGGTTCCGGCGCATTGCGAAGAGGGCTCGGTTGACCACTTCTTTGAGAACGGCGAAGAGCTGAACGAACAGATGCTGCAGCGCCTTGAAGCCGCCCGTGAAATGGGGCTGGTGTTGCGTTACGTGGCGCGTTTTGATGCCAACGGTAAAGCGCGCGTCGGGGTAGAAGCGGTGCGTCAGGAACATCCGCTGGCGGCGCTGCTGCCATGCGATAACGTCTTCGCTATCGAGAGTCGCTGGTATCGCGATAACCCAATGGTGATCCGCGGGCCAGGCGCGGGTCGCGATGTCACCGCCGGGGCTATTCAGTCAGATATTAATCGTCTGGCGCAGTTGCTGTAA